In the Thermus caldifontis genome, AAAGGCAGGGTCCTGGACCACCCGGCCTCCCACCACCACCTTTCCGCTTCGCACCAGGCGGGCCACCTCCTTGCGGCTTCCTAGGCCCAGGCGGGCGAGGAGCCTATCCAGCCTTTCCCCTTTCATAGCTCCAAGGCCCCTTCCAGCCACCACAAGGCCCCTTTGGCCTTTTCCTTGGCAAACTCCTCGGGGGTTAGGCCTTTGGCCTCCACCCGGCCCGGGTTCAGGCTCTGGAGGAGGAGGAGGCGCTCCAAGGGGTCCTTGGGCAGGTGGGGGGAGACCACCAGGAGGTCTATATCGCTTTCCGGGCCAAAGCTTCCCCGGGCCACCGAGCCATAGAGGTAAACCTGGGCCTCTCCCAGGGTTTCCCGCACCCTCTTGGCG is a window encoding:
- a CDS encoding nucleotidyltransferase domain-containing protein is translated as MNSKALRRRMAAWEALLEEARAYAKRVRETLGEAQVYLYGSVARGSFGPESDIDLLVVSPHLPKDPLERLLLLQSLNPGRVEAKGLTPEEFAKEKAKGALWWLEGALEL